In Carya illinoinensis cultivar Pawnee chromosome 10, C.illinoinensisPawnee_v1, whole genome shotgun sequence, one DNA window encodes the following:
- the LOC122278740 gene encoding fatty acyl-CoA reductase 2, chloroplastic-like isoform X2, whose translation MSKRCTCKFHLYTKTQMLGTVVLMESVCPSSFPLACKKVVTVSEKHDLWLTKRRNSTRLGDGNATKSCRKFSMISSGRFAMKRIKHGTVASVTVGSLDSNPNYKKIQGDGSVKDRVSYGGSNSTTFMKMNEGIGVLNFIRGKNFFITGATGFLAKVLVEKILRTVPDVGKIFLLIRAENKQAANERLKSECLRQIHGNSYEHFMLSKLVSVVGNVREPNLGLEADVADVIRKEANIIVNSAATTDFRERYDVAIDINTRGPYLLMSFAKKCKKLELLLHVSTAYANGLVLLGKGRVMEEPLRIRRGESMAGENCINHETPASPYPTLDVNGEIKMALDYVDRDFKNKGLTRKMKELGLERARKYGWQDGYTLTKAMGEMLIEENKGDIPVVIVRPSVVESTYREPFPGWIEETRMMDPLILSYGKGELKGFPYDPKVVLDIIPVDMVVNATLAAMTRHGMAGKGDVDIYHIATSVANPLLLEDLASFVHDHFISTPWIDFEGRPIHVQPGKTFSSMDEFSADIWGHVIQRNGSATRVAANGKLPQKIESVCRKLVEKAKYLADIYEPYTFYAGRFDNSNSQRLMESLSEEEKKMFGFDVKSIDWKDYIANVHIPGLRNHVMKGKGLMPKD comes from the exons ATGTCCAAACGTTGTACTTGCAAATTTCACCTTTATACAAAAACTCAAATGCTTGGTACAGTGGTACTCATGGAGTCTGTATGCCCAAGCTCTTTCCCTTTGGCCTGCAAAAAAGTTGTCACAGTGTCTGAGAAGCATGACCTTTGGTTGACGAAGAGGAGGAATAGCACAAGGCTAGGCGATGGGAATGCAACAAAATCTTGTAGAAAGTTTTCCATGATCTCGTCTGGAAGATTTgcaatgaaaagaataaaacacGGTACCGTTGCTTCAGTAACTGTTGGAAGTTTAGATTCAAACCCTAATTACAAAAAGATCCAAGGAGATGGTTCTGTGAAGGATAGGGTGTCTTATGGTGGATCAAACTCTACTACTTTTATGAAGATGAATGAAGGCATTGGAGTCCTAAATTTTATCAGAGGGAAGAATTTTTTCATCACGGGTGCTACTGGATTCCTAGCCAAAG TGCTTGTTGAGAAGATTTTACGAACAGTGCCAGATGTGGGtaagatatttcttttgatcAGGGCCGAGAACAAGCAAGCTGCAAATGAAAGATTGAAAAGCGAA TGTCTTCGCCAAATTCATGGGAATTCCTATGAACACTTCATGTTGAGCAAACTGGTTAGTGTAGTTGGAAATGTCCGAGAGCCTAATCTTGGCTTAGAAGCAGACGTGGCTGATGTGATTCGAAAAGAAGCGAATATTATTGTGAATTCTGCAGCGACTACAGACTTTCGTGAAAG ATATGATGTTGCTATTGATATAAACACAAGAGGACCTTATCTGCTTATGAGCTTTGCGAAGAAGTGCAAGAAACTCGAGCTTCTCTTGCATGTATCGACag CTTACGCTAATGGATTAGTGCTACTAGGGAAAGGAAGAGTTATGGAAGAACCACTGCGCATACGCAGAGGAGAGAGCATGGCAGGAGAGAATTGCATCAATCACGAAACACCTGCAAGTCCCTACCCTACTTTGGACGTTAACGGTGAAATAAAGATGGCCTTGGATTACGTAGATCGAGATTTTAAAAACAAAGGATTGACTCGGAAGATGAAAGAATTGGGCTTGGAAAG GGCACGAAAATATGGTTGGCAAGATGGTTACACCTTGACCAAGGCTATGGGAGAAATGctaattgaagaaaataaaggagaCATACCAGTGGTCATTGTTCGACCTAGTGTTGTTGAGAGCACCTATAGAGAGCCATTTCCTGGATGGATAGAAGAAACTAG AATGATGGATCCACTGATTTTATCCTATGGAAAAGGAGAGCTCAAGGGGTTTCCATATGACCCAAAAGTGGTCCTTGACATA ATCCCAGTTGACATGGTTGTGAATGCTACGTTGGCAGCCATGACAAGGCATGGAATGGCTGGAAAGGGTGACGTTGATATCTACCATATTGCCACTTCAGTAGCTAACCCATTACTTCTAGAGGATCTTGCATCATTTGTCCATGACCACTTCATTTCAACCCCTTGGATCGACTTCGAGGGTAGGCCAATCCATGTACAGCCCGGCAAGACGTTTAGCTCCATGGATGAATTTTCCGCCGACATTTGGGGACATGTAATTCAGCGAAATGGATCCGCGACTAGAGTTGCGGCCAACGGGAAGTTGCCTCAGAAAATTGAGAGTGTTTGCAGAAAATTAGTTGAGAAAGCGAAGTACTTGGCCGATATATATGAGCCATATACCTTCTACGCTGGAAG GTTTGATAACAGCAATTCCCAGAGATTGATGGAAAGCTTGtctgaggaagaaaagaagatgtTTGGATTTGATGTGAAGAGCATTGATTGGAAAGACTACATCGCTAACGTCCATATACCTGGCCTAAGGAATCATGTCATGAAGGGTAAAGGATTAATGCCGAAGGACTAA
- the LOC122278971 gene encoding serine/threonine-protein phosphatase PP2A-4 catalytic subunit, which translates to MGVDSLPSESSNDLDEQIAQLMECKPLSEQQVRALCEKAREILMEESNVQPVKSPVTICGDIHGQFHDLAELFRIGGKCPDTNYLFMGDYVDRGYYSVETVTLLVALKVRHPQRITILRGNHESRQITQVYGFYDECLRKYGNANVWKIFTDLFDYFPLTALVESEIFCLHGGLSPSIETLDSVRNFDRVQEVPHEGPMCDLLWSDPDDRCGWGISPRGAGYTFGQDISEQFNNTNSLKLIARAHQLVMDGFNWAHEQKVVTIFSAPNYCYRCGNMASILEVDDCKSHTFIQFEPAPRRGEPDVTRRTPDYFL; encoded by the exons ATGGGCGTGGATTCCTTACCGTCGGAATCGAGTAACGACCTCGATGAGCAGATCGCACAGCTCATGGAGTGCAAGCCACTCTCGGAGCAACAG GTCAGAGCGTTATGCGAGAAGGCCAGGGAGATATTAATGGAAGAAAGTAATGTCCAG CCTGTGAAAAGCCCCGTAACAATTTGTGGTGATATTCATGGGCAGTTTCATGATCTTGCCGAACTATTTCGAATTGGAGGGAAG TGTCCAGACACCAATTACCTCTTCATGGGGGATTATGTAGATCGAGGGTATTATTCTGTTGAAACCGTGACG CTCTTGGTAGCCCTGAAAGTGCGTCACCCTCAGCGGATTACTATTCTTAGAGGGAACCATGAAAGTCGTCAG ATTACTCAGGTTTATGGATTTTATGATGAATGCCTGCGGAA GTATGGCAATGCTAATGTGTGGAAGATCTTCACAGACCTTTTTGATTATTTCCCGTTGACTGCTTTG GTTGAGTCAGAAATATTTTGTCTGCATGGTGGACTGTCTCCTTCAATTGAAACCCTAGATAGCGTCAGGAACTTTGATCGTGTTCAAGAGGTTCCTCATGAAGGACCCATGTGTGATTTGTTATGGTCTGACCCAGATGACCGGTGTGGATGGGGTATTTCACCTCGTGGTGCTGGATATACTTTTGGCCAG gATATATCTGAACAATTCAACAACACAAACAGCTTAAAGTTGATTGCTAGAGCTCATCAATTGGTTATGGATGGATTTAACTGGGCTCAT GAACAAAAGGTGGTGACTATATTTAGTGCACCCAATTATTGTTATCGCTGTGGGAACATGGCTTCAATCTTGGAAGTTGATGATTGCAAGAGCCACACGTTCATCCAG TTTGAGCCAGCTCCTAGAAGAGGAGAGCCAGATGTTACCCGTCGAACGCCGGATTATTTCCTATAA
- the LOC122279971 gene encoding stemmadenine O-acetyltransferase-like produces the protein MMMMEVDILSKEIIRPSSPAVHHLKSTKLSLLDQLTPTTYAPLMLFYPNKTHPHFTTPKNLSAHLKYSLSETLNRFYPFSGRNKNNFFIDHYDEGVPYNEARVRCRMFDFFQHPETESLNQFLPCHPFRKEPNPAEAAQFAVQVNIFDCGGIAIGLCMSHKIMDGATASAFLNSWAATAGTRPSKKLVQPDFSEASSPLRFPPQEDPLLLQSLASLVEGLWFNEGKYKTRRFVFGEKAISTLRAKAKSKRVDNPSRIESLSAFIAARTMATSSGFARPTILAQAVNIRRLTKPRFSDSSMGNLFLLAFAACDQNSDSVEMEIELPGLVAALREAVEKINGDYLRSMQGDEAFLANCEYLTKAAAMVFRPKECQDYFRFTSWIKFGFNELDFGWGKPIWVGVLGGVGPEFRKLTIFNQVRSGNGIEAWVTLDEKEIDILENDPEFLAFATPNPSV, from the coding sequence atgatgatgatggaagTCGACATCTTGTCCAAAGAAATCATCAGACCATCCTCACCAGCAGTTCATCATTTGAAATCtaccaaactctctctcttggaTCAGCTCACTCCCACAACTTATGCTCCACTCATGCTTTTTTACCCTAATAAGACCCATCCTCACTTCACGACACCCAAAAACTTATCTGCTCACttaaaatattctctctcagaAACATTGAATCGCTTCTATCCCTTTTCAGGAAGGAACAAAAACAACTTCTTTATTGATCATTACGACGAAGGCGTTCCATACAATGAAGCTCGAGTTCGTTGTCGTATGTTTGACTTCTTTCAACATCCTGAAACGGAGTCGTTGAACCAGTTTCTTCCATGCCATCCATTTCGCAAAGAACCAAATCCTGCAGAAGCGGCCCAATTTGCTGTTCAAGTGAACATATTTGATTGTGGTGGAATAGCAATCGGCCTGTGCATGTCACACAAGATCATGGATGGAGCCACCGCGAGTGCTTTCCTCAACTCTTGGGCGGCCACGGCAGGTACTAGGCCTTCTAAAAAACTAGTACAACCTGATTTTTCTGAAGCATCATCGCCATTACGCTTTCCTCCACAAGAAGATCCTTTATTGCTTCAAAGTTTGGCATCTTTAGTTGAGGGTCTTTGGTTCAACGAGGGCAAGTACAAGACAAGGAGATTCGTCTTTGGTGAAAAGGCTATATCTACTTTAAGGGCTAAAGCAAAGAGTAAAAGAGTTGATAACCCAAGTCGAATCGAATCACTGTCTGCTTTTATTGCTGCACGTACCATGGCTACTTCTTCAGGCTTTGCGAGGCCAACTATACTAGCCCAAGCAGTAAACATCCGGCGACTAACAAAACCACGCTTTTCAGATTCTTCTATGGGCAATCTCTTTTTGTTGGCATTTGCAGCGTGTGATCAGAATTCAGACTCAGTAGAGATGGAGATAGAACTGCCTGGATTGGTGGCAGCACTAAGAGAGGCCGTGGAGAAAATCAATGGCGATTATCTTAGGTCTATGCAAGGTGATGAAGCTTTTCTAGCCAATTGCGAATACCTAACCAAGGCTGCTGCAATGGTATTTCGCCCCAAGGAATGTCAAGACTATTTCCGGTTCACCAGTTGGATCAAGTTTGGTTTTAATGAACTTGATTTTGGATGGGGGAAGCCCATTTGGGTTGGGGTTCTGGGTGGAGTTGGTCCGGAATTCAGGAAACTCACAATTTTTAACCAAGTCCGAAGTGGCAATGGAATTGAGGCTTGGGTGACTTTAGATGAAAAAGAGATAGATATATTGGAGAATGATCCTGAATTCCTTGCCTTTGCAACCCCGAACCCGAGCGTTTAG
- the LOC122278740 gene encoding fatty acyl-CoA reductase 2, chloroplastic-like isoform X3 encodes MSKRCTCKFHLYTKTQMLGTVVLMESVCPSSFPLACKKVVTVSEKHDLWLTKRRNSTRLGDGNATKSCRKFSMISSGRFAMKRIKHGTVASVTVGSLDSNPNYKKIQGDGSVKDRVSYGGSNSTTFMKMNEGIGVLNFIRGKNFFITGATGFLAKVLVEKILRTVPDVGKIFLLIRAENKQAANERLKSEIINSDLFKCLRQIHGNSYEHFMLSKLVSVVGNVREPNLGLEADVADVIRKEANIIVNSAATTDFRERYDVAIDINTRGPYLLMSFAKKCKKLELLLHVSTGKGRVMEEPLRIRRGESMAGENCINHETPASPYPTLDVNGEIKMALDYVDRDFKNKGLTRKMKELGLERARKYGWQDGYTLTKAMGEMLIEENKGDIPVVIVRPSVVESTYREPFPGWIEETRMMDPLILSYGKGELKGFPYDPKVVLDIIPVDMVVNATLAAMTRHGMAGKGDVDIYHIATSVANPLLLEDLASFVHDHFISTPWIDFEGRPIHVQPGKTFSSMDEFSADIWGHVIQRNGSATRVAANGKLPQKIESVCRKLVEKAKYLADIYEPYTFYAGRFDNSNSQRLMESLSEEEKKMFGFDVKSIDWKDYIANVHIPGLRNHVMKGKGLMPKD; translated from the exons ATGTCCAAACGTTGTACTTGCAAATTTCACCTTTATACAAAAACTCAAATGCTTGGTACAGTGGTACTCATGGAGTCTGTATGCCCAAGCTCTTTCCCTTTGGCCTGCAAAAAAGTTGTCACAGTGTCTGAGAAGCATGACCTTTGGTTGACGAAGAGGAGGAATAGCACAAGGCTAGGCGATGGGAATGCAACAAAATCTTGTAGAAAGTTTTCCATGATCTCGTCTGGAAGATTTgcaatgaaaagaataaaacacGGTACCGTTGCTTCAGTAACTGTTGGAAGTTTAGATTCAAACCCTAATTACAAAAAGATCCAAGGAGATGGTTCTGTGAAGGATAGGGTGTCTTATGGTGGATCAAACTCTACTACTTTTATGAAGATGAATGAAGGCATTGGAGTCCTAAATTTTATCAGAGGGAAGAATTTTTTCATCACGGGTGCTACTGGATTCCTAGCCAAAG TGCTTGTTGAGAAGATTTTACGAACAGTGCCAGATGTGGGtaagatatttcttttgatcAGGGCCGAGAACAAGCAAGCTGCAAATGAAAGATTGAAAAGCGAA ATAATAAATTCTGATCTTTTCAAGTGTCTTCGCCAAATTCATGGGAATTCCTATGAACACTTCATGTTGAGCAAACTGGTTAGTGTAGTTGGAAATGTCCGAGAGCCTAATCTTGGCTTAGAAGCAGACGTGGCTGATGTGATTCGAAAAGAAGCGAATATTATTGTGAATTCTGCAGCGACTACAGACTTTCGTGAAAG ATATGATGTTGCTATTGATATAAACACAAGAGGACCTTATCTGCTTATGAGCTTTGCGAAGAAGTGCAAGAAACTCGAGCTTCTCTTGCATGTATCGACag GGAAAGGAAGAGTTATGGAAGAACCACTGCGCATACGCAGAGGAGAGAGCATGGCAGGAGAGAATTGCATCAATCACGAAACACCTGCAAGTCCCTACCCTACTTTGGACGTTAACGGTGAAATAAAGATGGCCTTGGATTACGTAGATCGAGATTTTAAAAACAAAGGATTGACTCGGAAGATGAAAGAATTGGGCTTGGAAAG GGCACGAAAATATGGTTGGCAAGATGGTTACACCTTGACCAAGGCTATGGGAGAAATGctaattgaagaaaataaaggagaCATACCAGTGGTCATTGTTCGACCTAGTGTTGTTGAGAGCACCTATAGAGAGCCATTTCCTGGATGGATAGAAGAAACTAG AATGATGGATCCACTGATTTTATCCTATGGAAAAGGAGAGCTCAAGGGGTTTCCATATGACCCAAAAGTGGTCCTTGACATA ATCCCAGTTGACATGGTTGTGAATGCTACGTTGGCAGCCATGACAAGGCATGGAATGGCTGGAAAGGGTGACGTTGATATCTACCATATTGCCACTTCAGTAGCTAACCCATTACTTCTAGAGGATCTTGCATCATTTGTCCATGACCACTTCATTTCAACCCCTTGGATCGACTTCGAGGGTAGGCCAATCCATGTACAGCCCGGCAAGACGTTTAGCTCCATGGATGAATTTTCCGCCGACATTTGGGGACATGTAATTCAGCGAAATGGATCCGCGACTAGAGTTGCGGCCAACGGGAAGTTGCCTCAGAAAATTGAGAGTGTTTGCAGAAAATTAGTTGAGAAAGCGAAGTACTTGGCCGATATATATGAGCCATATACCTTCTACGCTGGAAG GTTTGATAACAGCAATTCCCAGAGATTGATGGAAAGCTTGtctgaggaagaaaagaagatgtTTGGATTTGATGTGAAGAGCATTGATTGGAAAGACTACATCGCTAACGTCCATATACCTGGCCTAAGGAATCATGTCATGAAGGGTAAAGGATTAATGCCGAAGGACTAA
- the LOC122278740 gene encoding fatty acyl-CoA reductase 2, chloroplastic-like isoform X1: protein MSKRCTCKFHLYTKTQMLGTVVLMESVCPSSFPLACKKVVTVSEKHDLWLTKRRNSTRLGDGNATKSCRKFSMISSGRFAMKRIKHGTVASVTVGSLDSNPNYKKIQGDGSVKDRVSYGGSNSTTFMKMNEGIGVLNFIRGKNFFITGATGFLAKVLVEKILRTVPDVGKIFLLIRAENKQAANERLKSEIINSDLFKCLRQIHGNSYEHFMLSKLVSVVGNVREPNLGLEADVADVIRKEANIIVNSAATTDFRERYDVAIDINTRGPYLLMSFAKKCKKLELLLHVSTAYANGLVLLGKGRVMEEPLRIRRGESMAGENCINHETPASPYPTLDVNGEIKMALDYVDRDFKNKGLTRKMKELGLERARKYGWQDGYTLTKAMGEMLIEENKGDIPVVIVRPSVVESTYREPFPGWIEETRMMDPLILSYGKGELKGFPYDPKVVLDIIPVDMVVNATLAAMTRHGMAGKGDVDIYHIATSVANPLLLEDLASFVHDHFISTPWIDFEGRPIHVQPGKTFSSMDEFSADIWGHVIQRNGSATRVAANGKLPQKIESVCRKLVEKAKYLADIYEPYTFYAGRFDNSNSQRLMESLSEEEKKMFGFDVKSIDWKDYIANVHIPGLRNHVMKGKGLMPKD, encoded by the exons ATGTCCAAACGTTGTACTTGCAAATTTCACCTTTATACAAAAACTCAAATGCTTGGTACAGTGGTACTCATGGAGTCTGTATGCCCAAGCTCTTTCCCTTTGGCCTGCAAAAAAGTTGTCACAGTGTCTGAGAAGCATGACCTTTGGTTGACGAAGAGGAGGAATAGCACAAGGCTAGGCGATGGGAATGCAACAAAATCTTGTAGAAAGTTTTCCATGATCTCGTCTGGAAGATTTgcaatgaaaagaataaaacacGGTACCGTTGCTTCAGTAACTGTTGGAAGTTTAGATTCAAACCCTAATTACAAAAAGATCCAAGGAGATGGTTCTGTGAAGGATAGGGTGTCTTATGGTGGATCAAACTCTACTACTTTTATGAAGATGAATGAAGGCATTGGAGTCCTAAATTTTATCAGAGGGAAGAATTTTTTCATCACGGGTGCTACTGGATTCCTAGCCAAAG TGCTTGTTGAGAAGATTTTACGAACAGTGCCAGATGTGGGtaagatatttcttttgatcAGGGCCGAGAACAAGCAAGCTGCAAATGAAAGATTGAAAAGCGAA ATAATAAATTCTGATCTTTTCAAGTGTCTTCGCCAAATTCATGGGAATTCCTATGAACACTTCATGTTGAGCAAACTGGTTAGTGTAGTTGGAAATGTCCGAGAGCCTAATCTTGGCTTAGAAGCAGACGTGGCTGATGTGATTCGAAAAGAAGCGAATATTATTGTGAATTCTGCAGCGACTACAGACTTTCGTGAAAG ATATGATGTTGCTATTGATATAAACACAAGAGGACCTTATCTGCTTATGAGCTTTGCGAAGAAGTGCAAGAAACTCGAGCTTCTCTTGCATGTATCGACag CTTACGCTAATGGATTAGTGCTACTAGGGAAAGGAAGAGTTATGGAAGAACCACTGCGCATACGCAGAGGAGAGAGCATGGCAGGAGAGAATTGCATCAATCACGAAACACCTGCAAGTCCCTACCCTACTTTGGACGTTAACGGTGAAATAAAGATGGCCTTGGATTACGTAGATCGAGATTTTAAAAACAAAGGATTGACTCGGAAGATGAAAGAATTGGGCTTGGAAAG GGCACGAAAATATGGTTGGCAAGATGGTTACACCTTGACCAAGGCTATGGGAGAAATGctaattgaagaaaataaaggagaCATACCAGTGGTCATTGTTCGACCTAGTGTTGTTGAGAGCACCTATAGAGAGCCATTTCCTGGATGGATAGAAGAAACTAG AATGATGGATCCACTGATTTTATCCTATGGAAAAGGAGAGCTCAAGGGGTTTCCATATGACCCAAAAGTGGTCCTTGACATA ATCCCAGTTGACATGGTTGTGAATGCTACGTTGGCAGCCATGACAAGGCATGGAATGGCTGGAAAGGGTGACGTTGATATCTACCATATTGCCACTTCAGTAGCTAACCCATTACTTCTAGAGGATCTTGCATCATTTGTCCATGACCACTTCATTTCAACCCCTTGGATCGACTTCGAGGGTAGGCCAATCCATGTACAGCCCGGCAAGACGTTTAGCTCCATGGATGAATTTTCCGCCGACATTTGGGGACATGTAATTCAGCGAAATGGATCCGCGACTAGAGTTGCGGCCAACGGGAAGTTGCCTCAGAAAATTGAGAGTGTTTGCAGAAAATTAGTTGAGAAAGCGAAGTACTTGGCCGATATATATGAGCCATATACCTTCTACGCTGGAAG GTTTGATAACAGCAATTCCCAGAGATTGATGGAAAGCTTGtctgaggaagaaaagaagatgtTTGGATTTGATGTGAAGAGCATTGATTGGAAAGACTACATCGCTAACGTCCATATACCTGGCCTAAGGAATCATGTCATGAAGGGTAAAGGATTAATGCCGAAGGACTAA
- the LOC122278970 gene encoding lipid phosphate phosphatase delta-like, which produces MESIAVWQGATLCGIVAWIVMASHLNVTRKLRSFFQPWVARHVINGTPLLLQIQKYEHRFLDALFSGLSCVVSVPFYTAFLPLLFWSGHGRLARQMTLLMAFCDYLGNCVKDVVSAPRPSSPPVRRITATKDEEDNAMEYGLPSSHTLNTVCLSGYLLHYLFSYPQYEDASIKCFGLALVCLVVVLIGLGRIYLGMHSLVDIIAGLTIGLMILAFWLTVHEYVDSFIVSGPNVTSFWAALGLLLLFAYPTPELPTPSFEYHAAFNGVAFGIVAGIQQTYHQFHHEGVPRIFTPQLTILTFVERMLLGIPTILIVKFCSKALAKRILPVVSNTLGIPIKSTSYIPNLNGNGKKSDESKQSGYIQKLFFFNRTAFDVDTGIRFLQYAGLAWSVVDLVPSLFSYVSL; this is translated from the exons ATGGAAAGCATAGCAGTGTGGCAAGGAGCGACTCTGTGCGGAATCGTGGCATGGATTGTGATGGCTTCACACCTCAATGTAACCCGCAAGCTTAGATCTTTCTTCCAACCATGGGTGGCTCGCCATGTTATCAACGGGACCCCTCTCCTCCTTCAGATCCAG AAATACGAGCATAGGTTTCTGGATGCTCTGTTCTCTGGGTTGTCCTGTGTCGTGTCTGTGCCCTTTTACACTGCCTTTCTTCCTCTGCTCTTCTGG AGCGGGCATGGCAGATTGGCCAGGCAAATGACCCTTTTGATGGCCTTTTGTGATTATTTAGGGAATTGTGTGAAG GATGTGGTATCAGCCCCAAGACCCAGTTCACCACCTGTTAGGAGAATAACTGCCACGAAAGACGAGGAAGATAACGCAATGGAATATGGATTGCCCTCTTCTCACACTCTTAACACGGTTTGCTTATCTGG ATACCTTTTGCACTATCTCTTTTCTTATCCTCAGTATGAAGATGCCTCCATCAAATGTTTTGGGCTTGCCCTAGTTTGCTTGGTTGTGGTCCTTATTGGTTTGG GAAGAATTTACCTCGGCATGCACAGTTTGGTCGACATCATTGCTGGTCTCACCATTGGACTGATGATCCTTGCATTCTGGCTTACAGTTCATGAATATGTTGACTCTTTTATAGTCTCAGGACCAAATG TTACTTCATTTTGGGCCGCCCTAGGCCTCTTGTTGCTGTTTGCTTATCCAACCCCTGAGCTTCCAACGCCGAGCTTTGAGTACCACGCAGCCTTTAATGGTGTTGCATTTGGAATT GTAGCCGGGATCCAGCAAACATACCATCAGTTTCACCATGAAGGAGTTCCACGTATATTTACCCCACAACTCACAATCCTTACGTTTGTGGAAAGAATGCTGCTTGGGATACCAACGATACTAATTGTGAAGTTCTGTAGCAAGGCTCTCGCAAAACGGATTCTTCCTGTTGTATCTAACACATTGGGCATCCCAATTAAATCAACCAGCTATATCCCAAATCTAAATGGAAATGGGAAAAAATCAGACGAGAGTAAGCAATCTGGTTATATCCAAAAGCTGTTCTTTTTCAACCGAACGGCATTTGATGTTGATACAGGTATAAGGTTCCTCCAATATGCAGGTCTTGCATGGTCGGTTGTGGATCTTGTCCCGTCTCTCTTCTCTTATGTGAGCTTATGA